In Paenibacillus sp. G2S3, a single window of DNA contains:
- a CDS encoding Xaa-Pro peptidase family protein, with amino-acid sequence MGNKRVSKLRKVLQDKGLDAMLITSGYNRRYLSGFTGSSGYVLVTSDDCYLLTDFRYMTQAADQAMGVKVVEHATKFIDTVRELLPSGKEVRIGFEQDEVSFSAYTSYAEALKPAVLVPISKAVEDLRMFKDEEELAVMQRAADLADATFSHILNVIKPGMTERDVDLEMEFYMRTHGATSSSFDTIVASGERSSMPHGVASSRVIQGNEFITLDFGALLDGYCSDVTRTIALGAPDPKLKEIYDIVLEAQLHTLAHIKPGMTGRECDALARDIIASYGYGEQFGHSTGHGLGMEVHEWPRLSKLSDDIMQPGMVVTVEPGIYLPGIGGVRIEDDIVITESGISLLTHSSKEYTVL; translated from the coding sequence ATGGGTAACAAGCGTGTCTCCAAGCTGCGTAAGGTTTTGCAGGATAAAGGATTGGATGCAATGTTGATAACTAGCGGTTATAACCGCCGCTATTTAAGTGGATTTACCGGATCGTCCGGTTATGTACTGGTGACAAGTGATGATTGTTATCTGCTGACTGACTTCAGGTATATGACACAGGCCGCGGACCAAGCAATGGGGGTTAAAGTTGTAGAACATGCAACTAAGTTCATTGATACAGTTCGTGAGCTTCTGCCTTCTGGTAAAGAGGTACGTATCGGTTTCGAACAGGATGAGGTTTCATTCAGCGCGTACACCTCATATGCAGAAGCACTTAAGCCAGCAGTGTTAGTTCCAATTTCCAAAGCTGTGGAAGACCTTCGTATGTTCAAGGATGAGGAAGAGCTTGCGGTTATGCAACGTGCAGCAGATCTGGCCGATGCTACATTCAGTCATATTCTGAACGTGATCAAGCCGGGTATGACTGAGCGCGATGTTGATTTGGAAATGGAATTTTATATGCGTACCCATGGTGCAACTTCTTCATCGTTTGATACGATTGTTGCTTCAGGCGAACGTTCGTCCATGCCGCACGGCGTAGCAAGCAGCCGTGTAATTCAAGGCAATGAATTCATTACCCTTGATTTTGGTGCATTACTTGATGGCTATTGCTCAGATGTGACAAGAACCATCGCTCTCGGAGCACCGGATCCGAAGCTGAAAGAGATCTATGATATTGTGCTGGAAGCTCAGCTACATACCTTAGCACATATCAAACCGGGTATGACCGGACGGGAATGTGATGCCTTGGCACGTGATATCATTGCTAGCTACGGATATGGTGAACAATTTGGACACAGCACAGGTCATGGACTTGGAATGGAAGTTCATGAGTGGCCGCGGTTGTCCAAGCTTAGTGACGATATTATGCAGCCGGGGATGGTCGTAACTGTGGAGCCTGGTATCTATTTGCCGGGAATTGGCGGAGTACGTATTGAAGACGACATTGTGATCACGGAGAGCGGAATATCGCTGCTGACCCATTCGTCTAAAGAATATACAGTACTGTAA
- a CDS encoding YqhR family membrane protein — MSKSHQQQSGHTNIWFFALELGFFAGLIWGGLHWLVYWLSFTKVSPGFMAEPFFRHEFLTTAFGHFVGYMMFIVFSVIASMLYVLLLRKLKGPWPGLVYGILWWSIIFIPGSQMFLMQPPFKLPWNTVISEFCIFLLWGMFIGYTAAIEYTDERKREQSTALA; from the coding sequence ATGAGTAAATCTCATCAACAACAATCGGGGCATACAAATATTTGGTTTTTCGCACTGGAATTAGGTTTTTTTGCAGGATTAATTTGGGGTGGGCTTCATTGGCTAGTCTATTGGTTAAGTTTTACCAAAGTCAGTCCTGGCTTTATGGCAGAGCCTTTTTTCAGACATGAGTTTTTGACAACAGCGTTTGGACATTTCGTGGGATATATGATGTTTATTGTATTTTCAGTCATCGCTTCCATGCTCTATGTACTACTTCTGCGCAAGCTGAAAGGACCTTGGCCTGGGCTGGTCTACGGCATTTTATGGTGGTCGATAATATTTATTCCTGGTTCTCAGATGTTTCTTATGCAGCCCCCATTCAAGCTGCCATGGAACACGGTCATTAGTGAGTTCTGCATTTTTCTACTATGGGGAATGTTCATTGGATATACAGCAGCAATTGAGTATACGGACGAACGGAAGCGTGAGCAAAGTACAGCGCTTGCCTAA
- a CDS encoding DUF1385 domain-containing protein yields MSQETPSYGGQAVIEGVMFGGKHINVTAVRRKNQEITFLEVPKSDKSWVTKLRKIPLLRGLVSIIDASAKGSKHLNYSAESYAEDELEPEELEKEKAKPKKKDEGWSLGMIFGVAVMGILSFLFGKLIFTLVPVFVEDFLFKNVFDNYVLHNLIEGGIKMILLLVYLWAISQTPVIKRLFQYHGAEHKVISAFEAGEELTVQNVQKYSRLHYRCGSSFMMLTIILGVIIYSVVPWDNLWERVIQRIILLPVVIGVSFEVLKGTNAVREVPGLKYLGYPGLWLQLLTTKEPKDDQVEVSIASFNRMRELDAAIEARGYSEASVSGGILDPAKG; encoded by the coding sequence TTGTCCCAGGAAACTCCCAGTTACGGCGGCCAAGCCGTCATTGAAGGTGTCATGTTCGGCGGTAAGCATATCAATGTAACAGCCGTTCGACGTAAGAATCAGGAAATCACATTTTTAGAAGTACCCAAAAGCGATAAGAGCTGGGTCACGAAACTGCGCAAGATTCCGCTGCTTCGCGGCCTTGTCAGTATTATAGATGCCAGCGCTAAAGGCTCTAAGCACTTGAACTATTCAGCCGAATCCTACGCTGAAGATGAATTGGAACCGGAAGAACTGGAGAAGGAAAAAGCGAAGCCGAAGAAAAAGGATGAGGGCTGGAGCCTTGGAATGATTTTTGGTGTTGCTGTAATGGGTATTCTCTCCTTCTTGTTCGGAAAGCTCATATTTACACTTGTACCGGTATTTGTAGAGGATTTTTTATTTAAGAATGTATTTGATAACTACGTACTGCACAACCTCATAGAAGGCGGCATCAAAATGATTCTCTTGCTGGTCTATTTATGGGCGATTTCTCAAACACCTGTGATTAAGCGATTGTTCCAGTATCACGGTGCCGAACATAAAGTCATCAGCGCTTTTGAAGCAGGCGAAGAACTGACTGTTCAGAACGTTCAGAAATACAGCCGTCTGCATTACCGCTGCGGAAGTAGCTTTATGATGCTGACGATTATCCTCGGAGTGATCATTTACTCCGTCGTCCCTTGGGATAATCTTTGGGAACGTGTAATCCAGCGAATTATCTTGTTGCCAGTCGTAATTGGCGTATCGTTTGAAGTTCTAAAGGGAACCAATGCAGTAAGAGAAGTGCCAGGCCTTAAATATTTGGGTTACCCTGGATTGTGGCTGCAACTCCTTACAACCAAAGAGCCAAAAGACGACCAGGTAGAAGTATCTATTGCCTCTTTCAACCGTATGCGTGAGCTTGATGCTGCGATTGAAGCAAGAGGATATTCGGAGGCAAGTGTGTCAGGCGGCATATTGGATCCTGCGAAAGGATGA
- a CDS encoding patatin-like phospholipase family protein, producing the protein MEINAVFEGGGVKGISLAGAVEATERAGRTFKRVAGSSSGSIVATLLAAGYEGEEMCRIIQGTSFSSFLKRGPIYNTAIVGPALRVLLKKGLYSGEALESWIRALLLKKGIITFRDLPAGKLSIIASDITNGRILVLPDGLEQYGLSPEHFEVAKAVRMSCSIPYFFDPVMLRLNGQAARGKSFAEQFVYVVDGGLLSNFPLWLFDGKNNGGKQPGSRIPTVGYQTVGKTDPLPHKIRGPFSMLQAMVTTMLSAHDEKFIEGDKFVRTVKIPTLGIGTTQFEITKAQSDELYAAGLKAGEDFFKEWRPR; encoded by the coding sequence ATGGAGATTAACGCAGTATTTGAAGGAGGAGGCGTAAAGGGGATTTCACTTGCGGGAGCAGTCGAAGCTACAGAAAGGGCTGGCCGGACTTTTAAAAGGGTAGCAGGAAGCTCCTCGGGTTCGATTGTAGCCACTTTACTAGCAGCGGGCTATGAAGGGGAGGAAATGTGTCGGATAATCCAAGGAACATCCTTTTCATCGTTTCTGAAGCGAGGTCCGATTTACAATACGGCTATCGTTGGTCCTGCGCTGCGAGTGTTATTGAAGAAAGGATTATATTCTGGGGAAGCCTTGGAGTCCTGGATAAGAGCATTATTACTGAAAAAGGGTATCATCACCTTCCGTGATCTGCCTGCCGGTAAATTATCTATCATCGCATCCGATATCACAAATGGAAGGATATTGGTCTTGCCAGATGGCTTGGAGCAATATGGGCTCTCTCCGGAGCATTTTGAAGTGGCAAAGGCAGTGCGAATGAGCTGCAGCATTCCATATTTTTTTGATCCTGTGATGCTAAGGCTAAACGGGCAAGCGGCAAGAGGGAAGTCTTTTGCCGAGCAGTTTGTGTATGTAGTGGATGGTGGGCTCTTGAGTAATTTCCCTTTGTGGCTATTTGACGGCAAGAATAATGGGGGCAAACAACCAGGGAGCAGAATTCCTACGGTAGGTTATCAAACGGTAGGTAAGACCGATCCACTGCCTCATAAAATTAGAGGGCCATTCAGTATGCTTCAGGCTATGGTAACTACCATGCTCTCTGCTCATGATGAGAAGTTTATTGAAGGGGATAAATTTGTTCGTACGGTAAAAATTCCTACGCTAGGGATTGGGACGACTCAGTTTGAAATTACAAAAGCGCAAAGCGATGAATTGTATGCTGCTGGACTTAAAGCAGGAGAAGATTTCTTTAAGGAGTGGCGACCAAGATAA
- a CDS encoding family 10 glycosylhydrolase: MNYRKWMLSLLVLMLFLPLWSPGARAAAVQITIELDGEALVSDVPPYITTSNVTMVPISVISKGLNAGVVWNQNSKTVTITQGDTVLKLTSGQKNAWVNDASVALDTSVQIKQGRVMVPIRFVSEQLGLQVLWDQVNKHISLFSNTEPPQSVDPETPTTPTVPTLPTLPTIPGGSTGKEMKGAWISTVFNLDWPSTSSAGNEAKQKQEFDNLLDKLKAVGFNAVFVQVRPSADSLYPSTLVPWSKVLTGTQGKNPGYDPLSYMVSAAHSRGMQFHAWFNPFRATTDASTSALASNHVAKAHPEWIVNADGKKYINPGIPEARQHIIDTVMEVVKGYDIDGVHLDDYFYPSNVTFADDAAYKTYNTNNLSKADWRRDNINEFVRQLGEQIHKVKPKASYGISPFGVWRNIKNDSTGSDTTAGVSAYDSMYADVRTWIKQGWIDYVAPQIYWSLSFSTARYDKLVDWWVKEVENTNVKLYIGLAGYKVGASDQKAEWQSGDQIINQLKYNEKYEEVAGSIMFRANDVVVRNPFGLSSLLTFYFKS; this comes from the coding sequence ATGAATTATCGTAAATGGATGTTGAGCTTGTTAGTACTTATGTTGTTTCTGCCTTTATGGTCTCCTGGTGCACGCGCGGCAGCGGTGCAAATTACCATTGAACTGGATGGAGAGGCACTTGTTAGTGATGTGCCCCCGTATATCACAACTTCCAATGTAACGATGGTGCCAATTAGTGTGATCAGTAAAGGATTAAATGCCGGGGTAGTATGGAATCAAAATAGTAAGACTGTAACGATTACTCAAGGCGATACGGTCCTCAAGCTGACTAGCGGTCAGAAAAATGCATGGGTGAACGATGCTTCGGTAGCGCTGGATACATCCGTGCAGATTAAGCAGGGGCGGGTAATGGTACCGATTCGTTTTGTAAGTGAGCAATTGGGACTGCAGGTGTTATGGGATCAGGTTAATAAGCATATTTCCTTGTTCTCCAACACTGAACCGCCACAATCTGTCGATCCAGAAACACCAACGACGCCAACAGTACCAACCCTGCCAACGCTACCTACTATCCCTGGTGGATCGACTGGTAAGGAGATGAAGGGGGCCTGGATCTCTACTGTATTTAATCTGGACTGGCCTTCAACGTCTTCGGCGGGAAATGAAGCGAAACAAAAGCAGGAGTTTGATAATCTGTTAGACAAGCTAAAGGCTGTAGGCTTTAACGCTGTATTTGTTCAGGTTAGACCTTCAGCAGACAGTCTTTATCCATCGACATTAGTGCCTTGGTCTAAGGTATTGACGGGTACACAAGGGAAGAATCCGGGATATGATCCTTTAAGCTACATGGTCAGTGCTGCGCATTCCCGCGGCATGCAGTTTCATGCTTGGTTCAATCCATTCCGTGCAACAACGGATGCTTCCACTTCAGCTTTAGCGAGTAACCATGTGGCAAAAGCACATCCAGAATGGATTGTGAATGCCGATGGTAAGAAATACATTAATCCAGGTATTCCGGAGGCTCGTCAACATATCATCGACACGGTGATGGAAGTGGTTAAAGGTTACGATATTGATGGCGTCCATTTGGATGATTACTTTTATCCTTCAAATGTTACTTTTGCCGATGATGCTGCTTATAAGACCTACAATACGAACAATCTTTCTAAAGCTGATTGGCGCCGGGATAATATTAACGAATTTGTCCGTCAGCTGGGAGAACAGATTCATAAGGTGAAACCGAAGGCTTCTTATGGGATCAGTCCTTTTGGAGTATGGCGAAATATTAAAAATGATAGCACAGGTTCGGATACCACGGCAGGAGTATCTGCTTATGACAGCATGTATGCGGATGTTCGGACATGGATTAAGCAGGGCTGGATTGATTATGTCGCGCCGCAAATTTATTGGAGTTTGTCCTTTAGCACAGCTCGTTATGATAAGTTAGTAGATTGGTGGGTAAAAGAAGTCGAGAATACAAACGTTAAGCTCTACATCGGGCTAGCCGGATATAAGGTCGGAGCAAGTGACCAAAAGGCAGAATGGCAAAGTGGAGATCAAATTATTAATCAGCTCAAATATAATGAGAAGTATGAAGAGGTTGCAGGTAGTATTATGTTTAGAGCAAATGATGTCGTAGTCCGCAATCCGTTCGGCTTGTCGAGCTTGTTGACCTTTTATTTTAAGTCCTAA
- the mntR gene encoding transcriptional regulator MntR, giving the protein MPTPSMEDYLERIYKLIDEKGYARVSDIAEGLEVHPSSVTKMIQKLDKDEYLIYEKYRGLVLTNKGKKVGKRLVDRHQLLEEFLGLIGVQQEYIYNDVEGIEHHLSWDSITRIETLVEYFRRDEERVQTLYAIHNELASES; this is encoded by the coding sequence ATGCCAACACCCAGCATGGAGGATTATTTGGAGCGCATATACAAGCTCATAGATGAGAAGGGTTATGCGCGGGTCTCGGATATTGCCGAGGGACTGGAAGTACACCCCTCCTCTGTGACCAAGATGATCCAAAAACTGGATAAGGACGAATATCTCATCTATGAGAAATATCGTGGGCTTGTCCTAACCAACAAAGGGAAAAAAGTAGGAAAACGTCTAGTTGATCGTCATCAACTATTGGAGGAATTCCTCGGATTGATCGGAGTACAGCAGGAATACATTTATAATGATGTTGAAGGAATTGAGCATCACTTAAGTTGGGATTCGATTACGCGTATTGAAACGTTGGTAGAATATTTCCGCCGCGACGAAGAACGTGTACAGACTTTATATGCGATTCACAACGAACTGGCAAGCGAATCCTGA
- the splB gene encoding spore photoproduct lyase, whose product MTIVTPEPATVKRPRKPTALFLPELVFFEPNALNYPKGEKIMEWVKANNIPYRMTTSHNRIMNFPGETEVEQYKIAKRTLVVGLRKTLKFDQSKPSADYAIPIATGCMGHCHYCYLQTTLGAKPYIRVYVNTGDIIDAAKKYIEERSPEITTFEAACTSDPLGLEHITGSLAELITFMAKEPLGRLRFVTKYQHVDPLLALEHNGHTRVRFSVNADYVIKNFEPATSRFEERIEAAGKIARAGYPLGFIIAPIIWYDGWQEGYAELLAKLAHALPPEVGKGLTFEMIQHRFTKTAKTVIEKRYPKSKLEMDMEKRKKKWGRWGQNKYVYPDEQQTALREFITERIFEHFPEAGIDYFT is encoded by the coding sequence ATGACTATAGTGACGCCAGAGCCCGCTACTGTAAAAAGACCCAGAAAACCTACTGCACTTTTTCTTCCTGAACTTGTTTTTTTCGAGCCGAATGCCTTAAATTACCCTAAAGGTGAAAAAATCATGGAATGGGTAAAAGCTAACAATATTCCTTATCGTATGACCACATCACATAATCGTATTATGAATTTCCCCGGTGAAACGGAGGTCGAGCAATATAAAATAGCCAAAAGAACACTTGTTGTCGGCCTGCGTAAAACTTTGAAATTTGACCAATCCAAGCCATCGGCTGATTATGCCATTCCGATCGCCACCGGCTGTATGGGTCACTGCCATTATTGCTATTTACAGACCACCTTAGGAGCAAAGCCCTACATTCGCGTATATGTAAACACAGGTGACATTATAGATGCTGCCAAAAAATATATCGAGGAACGCAGTCCAGAAATCACCACATTTGAAGCTGCCTGCACGTCAGATCCTCTAGGACTGGAGCATATTACCGGCTCTCTGGCAGAACTAATTACATTTATGGCAAAAGAGCCCCTTGGCCGTCTGCGCTTTGTGACCAAATACCAACATGTTGACCCACTGCTTGCTTTGGAGCATAACGGACATACCAGAGTTCGCTTCAGCGTGAACGCAGATTATGTAATCAAAAATTTCGAGCCTGCCACCTCCCGATTTGAGGAGCGTATTGAAGCCGCTGGCAAGATAGCACGAGCAGGTTATCCACTTGGCTTTATCATCGCTCCAATTATTTGGTATGACGGCTGGCAAGAAGGCTACGCTGAGTTACTGGCCAAATTAGCTCATGCCCTCCCCCCTGAAGTTGGAAAAGGATTAACCTTCGAAATGATTCAGCATCGATTCACTAAAACCGCTAAGACGGTAATAGAGAAGCGCTACCCCAAATCCAAGCTTGAGATGGACATGGAAAAGCGCAAAAAGAAATGGGGGCGCTGGGGACAAAATAAATATGTCTATCCCGATGAACAACAAACCGCCCTGCGAGAGTTTATCACAGAGCGGATATTCGAACATTTTCCAGAAGCAGGGATTGATTATTTCACCTAA
- a CDS encoding cytochrome c biogenesis protein CcdA, producing MSNINVGIALAAGVASFISPCCLPLYPSYLSYITGLSVQQLKSGSNTKEVRIRTITHTLAFILGFSAVFYTLGFGAGLFGQFFNGQRDLIRQLSAILIIVMGLFLLGIFQPQFLLRERKLDLKWKPAGYVGSFIFGIGFSAGWSPCIGPILTAIIALSASEPGTWFTLITAYSIGFALPFFVLAFFLGGARRILKYSNALMKIGGVLMVFMGVLLFTDQMFRITVWLQGITPDWLIF from the coding sequence TTGTCTAATATCAATGTAGGAATAGCCTTAGCAGCAGGGGTAGCATCGTTTATATCACCTTGCTGTTTACCGCTTTATCCCTCTTATTTATCGTATATTACCGGATTATCCGTTCAGCAATTGAAGTCAGGCAGCAATACCAAAGAGGTCCGTATACGCACAATAACCCATACATTAGCATTTATTTTAGGTTTTTCAGCGGTTTTTTACACCTTGGGATTTGGCGCAGGACTTTTCGGACAATTTTTTAATGGACAGCGTGATCTGATTCGGCAATTATCGGCGATTCTAATTATTGTGATGGGATTATTTCTGCTTGGGATCTTTCAGCCGCAATTTCTACTTCGCGAACGAAAGCTTGATCTAAAATGGAAGCCGGCGGGTTATGTGGGATCGTTTATTTTTGGGATCGGTTTTTCAGCGGGCTGGTCTCCATGCATCGGTCCGATTCTGACCGCGATTATCGCACTTTCCGCAAGCGAGCCTGGCACTTGGTTCACATTGATTACGGCTTATAGCATCGGGTTTGCGCTACCCTTCTTTGTCTTAGCCTTCTTTCTTGGTGGGGCCAGACGTATCCTTAAGTATTCGAATGCGCTAATGAAGATTGGTGGTGTTCTCATGGTATTTATGGGCGTTTTGCTCTTTACGGATCAAATGTTTCGGATCACAGTCTGGCTGCAGGGAATCACACCTGATTGGCTCATTTTTTGA
- a CDS encoding metal ABC transporter permease — MEILFSDFFQRALAGGLLIGITAPLIGVFLVLRRLSMIGDTLAHVTIAGVALGFLTGFYPLGAGLIFAVVASFAIEKLRKAYKSYAELSIAIIMSGGVALASLFFTLGKGYNADVMSYLFGSIYTLDNTDLVVVGIVTIAVVVVVTMFFKEFFLLSFEEDAASVSGLPVKLLNMLITILTALVISTAIKIVGSLLVSALLTIPVAISLLLSRSFKSSVILSVIISEIAVVGGLVVAGVWNLAPGATIVLLLISLLVLTLIGKKGLPA; from the coding sequence TTGGAAATTCTATTTAGCGATTTTTTTCAGCGGGCGCTTGCGGGCGGTCTTCTGATTGGCATTACAGCGCCGCTTATAGGCGTTTTTCTTGTGCTCAGACGTTTATCTATGATTGGGGATACGCTGGCTCACGTTACGATAGCGGGTGTGGCACTTGGTTTTTTAACCGGATTCTACCCGCTGGGAGCAGGTCTTATTTTTGCAGTGGTGGCTTCCTTCGCGATAGAGAAGCTGCGCAAGGCTTATAAGAGTTATGCAGAACTCTCGATTGCCATAATTATGTCGGGCGGAGTGGCTTTAGCCTCACTCTTTTTCACCTTAGGAAAAGGCTATAATGCAGATGTTATGAGTTACTTGTTCGGTAGCATTTATACGCTAGACAATACTGATTTAGTCGTAGTAGGGATCGTAACAATAGCAGTTGTAGTAGTCGTTACGATGTTCTTTAAGGAGTTCTTCTTACTTAGCTTTGAGGAAGATGCTGCGAGTGTCAGTGGACTGCCAGTGAAGCTGCTTAACATGCTAATTACCATTCTGACGGCGCTTGTAATCAGTACTGCGATCAAAATTGTTGGATCATTGCTAGTATCTGCTCTACTGACTATTCCGGTGGCCATTAGCTTATTGCTGTCTCGAAGCTTTAAATCCTCGGTCATTCTCTCCGTCATCATTTCGGAAATTGCTGTTGTAGGCGGACTAGTAGTTGCAGGAGTTTGGAATCTGGCCCCTGGTGCTACCATTGTGCTTTTACTCATCTCTCTATTAGTATTGACTTTGATCGGTAAAAAGGGTTTACCAGCATAA
- a CDS encoding metal ABC transporter ATP-binding protein — translation MQSVSLDCHQHIIDIQDLSFSYGEQKVISNLNYSVRERDFLGIIGSNGAGKTTLMKMIVGLLPASSGEIKLFGTPVRKFKDWERIGYVPQKNAFNPLFPATVREVVLSGLYNNKNLIRRVSKAQHRQCEDALEVMRIQDIAEKRVGQLSGGQQQRVFLARALINHPDLLILDEPTVGIDAESQAGFFDLITHMHAHHHMTFLMVSHDIDMIKNYLGNEPVQTNGKINFFSRHSHDLQNCTEENLQHTLS, via the coding sequence ATGCAATCGGTATCCTTGGACTGCCATCAGCATATCATCGATATACAGGATCTTTCTTTTTCATATGGTGAACAGAAGGTGATCTCGAATCTTAACTATAGTGTCAGAGAACGAGACTTCCTTGGTATCATTGGTTCTAATGGCGCAGGTAAAACAACACTGATGAAGATGATCGTTGGTTTGCTTCCGGCAAGCAGTGGTGAAATCAAATTATTCGGAACGCCTGTCCGCAAGTTTAAAGACTGGGAACGGATAGGTTATGTTCCACAAAAGAACGCCTTCAACCCGCTGTTTCCAGCAACGGTGCGTGAAGTAGTGCTATCTGGTTTGTACAACAACAAGAATCTTATTCGAAGAGTATCTAAGGCTCAGCATCGCCAGTGTGAAGATGCGCTGGAAGTGATGCGGATACAAGATATTGCAGAGAAAAGAGTAGGCCAGCTATCAGGCGGTCAGCAGCAGCGTGTATTTCTGGCACGTGCGCTGATCAACCATCCGGATCTGCTGATTTTGGATGAGCCTACAGTCGGTATTGATGCTGAATCACAAGCAGGATTCTTTGATTTAATTACACATATGCATGCCCATCATCATATGACCTTCCTGATGGTGTCGCATGATATCGACATGATTAAAAATTACTTAGGTAATGAACCTGTGCAAACGAACGGTAAGATTAACTTCTTCTCTCGACATTCTCATGATTTGCAGAATTGTACGGAGGAGAACCTGCAGCACACGCTCTCTTAG
- a CDS encoding zinc ABC transporter substrate-binding protein, with protein sequence MKSRISLLVLALVLVFTLTACGPKSSGSIVEGKVNVVTTFYPIYEFTKEIGGDDINAINLLPVGVEPHDWTPRSQDIVNTSKAQLFLYNGAGLEGWVPNFLKGLDSSSKVEAVEVSKGIDLIMTDEEDGHDHGGSGEEDHHEEDTEHNSNSSGDSLHKDPHTWVSPKSAIIMARNIKDSLQSVDPEHKDGYEERYNKLAERLQALDSKFEQELTKLPNHKIVVSHQAFAYLARDYKLEQHAIMGLSPDAEPRGQDIVNLAKMVKEENIRYIFFEELVSDKLAKMLAAEAGVSTMVLNPVEGLTAEQEKNGDNYFTLMEKNLQNLIMALQ encoded by the coding sequence ATGAAGTCACGAATAAGTCTGCTCGTACTTGCACTGGTGCTTGTATTTACACTTACTGCATGTGGACCCAAGAGCAGTGGAAGTATAGTTGAAGGGAAAGTAAATGTTGTAACTACTTTTTATCCTATTTACGAGTTTACGAAGGAAATTGGTGGAGATGATATAAATGCCATTAATCTGCTTCCGGTTGGCGTAGAGCCGCATGATTGGACACCACGCAGTCAGGATATTGTCAACACCTCTAAAGCGCAACTATTTCTGTACAATGGAGCAGGGCTTGAGGGCTGGGTTCCTAATTTTCTAAAAGGACTTGATAGTAGCAGCAAGGTGGAAGCCGTTGAAGTAAGTAAAGGGATTGATTTAATAATGACCGATGAAGAGGACGGACATGATCATGGTGGAAGCGGCGAAGAAGATCATCATGAGGAAGATACTGAACATAATAGCAATTCTTCAGGGGATAGCCTACATAAAGACCCCCATACCTGGGTAAGCCCGAAATCAGCGATCATCATGGCCCGCAATATTAAAGACAGCCTACAGTCCGTGGATCCAGAGCATAAAGATGGTTATGAAGAGCGTTACAATAAGCTTGCTGAACGTTTACAGGCTTTGGATAGTAAATTTGAACAGGAGCTTACCAAGCTGCCTAACCACAAAATTGTAGTTTCTCATCAAGCTTTTGCCTACCTTGCCCGTGACTATAAGCTTGAGCAGCATGCGATTATGGGATTATCCCCAGATGCTGAGCCGCGTGGACAGGATATAGTAAATCTGGCGAAGATGGTTAAAGAGGAGAACATTCGGTATATTTTCTTTGAAGAGCTTGTCTCCGATAAACTGGCTAAGATGTTAGCAGCTGAAGCTGGTGTGTCAACTATGGTTCTTAATCCGGTAGAGGGTCTTACTGCGGAGCAAGAAAAGAACGGGGATAACTATTTCACCTTGATGGAGAAAAATTTGCAAAATCTGATTATGGCTTTACAATAA